Proteins from a single region of Argopecten irradians isolate NY chromosome 7, Ai_NY, whole genome shotgun sequence:
- the LOC138327611 gene encoding CREB-binding protein-like isoform X1, producing MADQLADGPPAAKRQKVSSPRQSMGSDQGELLWDIMNDLPDELMGTGEPSHNGTNDSHSGQDTTSQRHVQLSQLLSSNPTPPLNIVNSLQNAQNRSPNVGSIANSLNSVKSPLSNNLSSPPHGNVGKGGVSVDGSFPSSSATFTMANNISNSTVAMASSVPNAVLKGIPHGSGLTIGHNQMIQNGPLSGPNRSMSMNTNNMGQAMSQANNMLGTLSGPQQMQTHQNLGLPGLNTAQNPQLMKPNGPPHGGGFGFNNPSNIAGHPSSTASYNQSLSSTMTTTSISMPTNAMNTNQQHGVLPNIGPNTATTSAASAGTVPGAGGAQPPTADPEKRKLIQQQLVLLLHAHKCQRRETTNNQTEVCSLPHCRTMKNVLNHMTHCNAGKSCQVAHCASSRQIITHWKNCTRSDCPVCLPLKHASDKQRHPTAPVLLPQTPATSAPANPLTGQGPPGVTDLQMKRAYAALGLSPPSQQNPVRAQGAPGVPGGLNSNPSNQVSQLLGGLPPGVGGLGTGLSTDPLAQSPNPAQNMAQTNRGSKEWHQSVTQDLRNHLVHKLLSGLCVEFGLSVQAIFPTPDPAALKDRRMNNLVAYARKVEGDMYETANSREEYYHLLAEKIYKIQKELEEKRMQRIGRTGGGGPPQPGGGPPQPQLRATENGPLGGGPPFTADMFNLPSSAPMPAGGPRMPMHLTRPQGQLGPPNSQNPQLNLVTAQLQREVQSLEAKTRMPSTHLAGQPQSQLQPPTSLPQSQQQTHFSQLPQQSPISVSQVSQSPPVSQSQQTTTALGQLSTANMDQLNLLNSPAHSQQTQQPNQNIQTTAVQMSQSSTITAPSQQVTVSLQQPMPDVKVKIEPIDIHNSQPQTLSEVLSAPCTTGNLLVNNLSSVSTSVMVSSPITVTSTAAMSTATISVATTSTTVDVKPEIKSPEIKMELATDDIKQESSSETVPVKEEPSGEKNGVSLEVQTPKSASSATEADGSLVEQPTPSPMNGSTSTALIVSNSATGATTAAGTAAANATPAKPKQKKTFKPDELRQALMPTFEKLYRQEPEAMPFRQPVDPIFLQIPDYFDIVKRPMDLSSIKRKLDTGQYTDPWQYVDDVWLMFDNAWLYNRKTSKVYRFATKLSEVFEGEIDAIMQSLGYCCGRKHVFSPQVLCCYGKQLCTISRDAIYYSFQNSQSQRKTSDLVSDRYIYCEKCFQEIPGDEVELSDDPTQSATFNTLSRFTMNNCSKIRKDQFMRLKNDQLDYEPFTECDECGRKLHTICVLHFEPIWPNGFTCENCLKAKGMKRKENKYSAKNLAFSGIPNTKLGTYLENRVNNFLKKKDAGAGDVTIKVLSSNDKIVEVKPGMKTRFVDNNEMQESFPYRAKAMFAFEEIDGTDVCFFGMHVQEYGSECAMPNTRRVYISYLDSVYFFQPRQLRTAVYHEILIGYLEYVKQLGYVWAHIWACPPSEGDDYIFHCHPPEQKIPKPKRLQEWYKKMLDKAIIERCVIDYKDIYKDAIENNVQSATEMPYFEGDFWPNVLEESIKELDQEEEEKRKREEAEAAAAAEVECVEGTEDCDSSAQNGTGKKKGKGGRNKKANKSKNNQRKNNKKTNMPHGGNNLSQKLYATMEKHKEVFFVIRLHSQQVALTLPPIQDPDPYISCDLMDGRDAFLTMARDKHQEFSSLRRAKLSTMALLYELHNQGRDNFVYTCNNCKAHVETRWHCRVCEDYDMCSTCYEKNGHIHKMDKLGLDLDDGSLPSEKPENPAESRRQSIQRCIQSLVHACQCKDANCKLPSCLKMKRVVSHTKGCRKKTNGVCPICKQLIALCLYHAKHCTENKCQVPFCLQIKHKLRQQQLQHRLQQAQMLRRRMASMQRGGTTTTAVTQVASQPSPSTTPILQPAIPGKPASGPPQGALEAAQLAKEAAQRQAEMSMGKPTMTTASPMPPPMPSTMPQSIPAQKVPMQTWPQQPQYPQQNPNPSLHPDMTQNALYPRQNPQQQQQPPINSPQTGPNAPRPPSTPLQQLLATLKSPASPQQQQQVLHILKTHPQLMAAFLKQRTQQHQQQAQNQQPHPPQQQQQPQPPNHQLWYQQQQQQQQQQQQQQQQQQHQQRIRLLQQQQQQQQQQHQQHQQQQLNMPQFQQPQAQYTQVQRPRLPYTGQQAYQTDGNGQHMSPQFQQQQMMQQVQQQQAQLRHQLSAGGKPVQVNAQMSAQQAVSNQQLMQQVRSPTSASLPQTVRSPQPTLSPRQQLNPSPRQPQMSPHHVVSSSPHPGAVGGDPNQINTDASLLLSGGMSLQNQPPDGGLSLPQDTEVTPQDQLSRYVETL from the exons ATGGCCGACCAACTTGCAGATGGCCCACCAGCGGCCAAGCGACAAAAAGTATCATCTCCTCGGCAAAGTATGGGGTCTGATCAAGGAG AACTGTTGTGGGATATAATGAACGATCTTCCAGACGAATTGATGGGAACCGGTGAGCCTTCCCATAATGGGACAAACGATTCTCATAGTGGACAAGACACAACATCACAAAGACATGTTCAACTTTCTCAGCTGTTGTCCAGCAATCCAACTCCGCCTCTGAATATAGTAAATTCCCTCCAGAATGCCCAGAATAGGAGCCCAAATGTTGGAAGTATTGCAAATTCTCTGAATAGTGTGAAAAGTCCTCTCTCGAACAATTTATCCTCGCCCCCACATGGAAATGTTGGCAAAGGTGGAGTAAGTGTGGATGGAAGTTTTCCGTCAAGTAGTGCTACTTTTACAATggcaaataatatttcaaacagTACTGTAGCTATGGCAAGCAGTGTACCAAATGCCGTTCTTAAAGGGATTCCGCATGGTTCTGGACTTACTATTGGACATAACCAGATGATACAGAATGGACCATTGAGTGGTCCAAATCGAAGTATGAGCATGAACACAAATAACATGGGTCAGGCCATGTCGCAAGCAAACAATATGCTTGGAACTTTATCTGGACCACAGCAGATGCAAACTCACCAAAATTTAGGACTTCCTGGTTTAAATACTGCACAAAATCCACAGTTGATGAAG CCCAATGGTCCACCACACGGAGGAGGCTTTGGCTTCAATAATCCTTCCAATATAGCTGGGCACCCATCTTCTACTGCTAGCTATAATCAATCTCTCTCTTCTACCATGACCACAACTTCAATTAGCATGCCTACAAATGCAATGAATACA AACCAACAGCACGGCGTATTGCCCAATATAGGTCCCAACACAGCAACAACATCAGCAGCATCTGCAGGTACAGTCCCCGGCGCTGGAGGAGCTCAACCACCAACAGCTGACCCAGAGAAGAGAAAGCTCATACAACAACAGTTGGTTCTCCTGCTGCATGCACACAAATGTCAGAGGAGGGAAACAACCAACAATCAAACAGAAGTCTGCTCTCTTCCTCATTGTCGTACCATGAAAAATGTTCTCAATCACATGACCCATTGTAATGCTGGAAAATCTTGTCAAG ttgctCATTGTGCATCATCCAGACAGATTATCACTCACTGGAAGAACTGTACGCGGAGCGATTGTCCGGTATGTCTTCCATTGAAGCATGCATCGGACAAGCAACGTCATCCTACAGCACCAg TGCTTCTTCCTCAAACTCCAGCAACCAGTGCCCCTGCTAATCCCCTGACAGGTCAGGGACCCCCTGGTGTTACTGACCTTCAGATGAAGAGAGCGTATGCTGCTTTAGGACTGTCTCCTCCATCTCAGCAAAATCCTGTACGAGCACAGGGAGCTCCGGGTGTTCCAG GAGGGTTGAACTCTAACCCGTCCAATCAAGTGTCCCAGCTTTTGGGTGGTTTGCCTCCCGGTGTTGGTGGCCTAGGAACTGGTTTGTCAACAGACCCTTTGGCCCAGAGCCCAAACCCTGCCCAGAACATGGCACAAACAAACCGTGGCTCTAAGGAATGGCATCAAAGTGTCACACAGGATCTGAGAAACCACCTAGTCCACAAGCT GTTGAGTGGCCTGTGTGTGGAGTTTGGATTGAG TGTCCAGGCGATATTTCCAACACCTGACCCTGCTGCCCTTAAAGATAGAAGAATGAACAATCTTGTAGCATACGCAAGGAAAGTGGAAGGAGATATGTACGAGACAGCCAACAGTAGG GAAGAATATTATCATCTGTTGGCGGAGAAGATTTACAAAATTCAGAAGGAATTGGAGGAAAAGAGGATGCAGAGGATCGGTAGGACTGGTGGTGGTGGTCCACCACAACCAGGCGGTGGTCCACCACAGCCGCAACTGAGGGCCACAGAAA ACGGCCCTTTGGGAGGTGGTCCACCATTTACAGCTGACATGTTTAATCTGCCCTCATCAGCCCCAATGCCAGCTGGAGGACCAAGGATGCCAATGCACTTGACCAGGCCACAAGGCCAG CTTGGCCCTCCAAACTCGCAGAATCCGCAACTCAATCTAGTCACGGCCCAACTGCAGAGAGAGGTTCAGAGCCTGGAGGCAAAGACTCGCATGCCCTCCACTCATTTGGCAGGCCAACCCCAGTCTCAGCTGCAGCCGCCAACCTCCCTCCCACAATCACAGCAACAAACTCACTTCTCTCAGCTGCCACAG CAGTCACCTATATCGGTGTCGCAGGTCTCCCAGTCACCGCCTGTGTCCCAGAGTCAGCAAACTACGACAGCCCTGGGCCAGCTGAGTACCGCCAACATGGACCAGCTCAACCTGTTGAACAGTCCAGCCCATTCACAACAGACTCAACAGCCAAACCAAAACATTCAAACCACGGCTGTTCAGATGTCGCAATCATCAACCATCACTGCACCTAGCCAGCAG GTTACTGTGAGTTTGCAGCAGCCCATGCCAGACGTAAAAGTGAAGATCGAACCTATAGACATTCACAATTCTCAGCCCCAGACTTTGTCAGAGGTGCTGTCTGCCCCGTGTACTACAGGGAACCTACTGGTGAACAACTTGTCCTCCGTCTCCACGTCCGTGATGGTTAGTTCTCCCATCACAGTAACATCCACAGCAGCCATGTCAACAGCTACAATCTCCGTTGCCACCACATCTACTACTGTTGATGTCAAGCCAGAAATTAAGTCACCAGAGATCAAAATGGAGCTTGCAACTGACGATATAAAACAAGAAAGCTCATCAGAAACTGTCCCG GTGAAAGAGGAACCAAGCGGTGAGAAAAATGGTGTAAGTTTGGAAGTACAAACTCCGAAATCTGCTTCAAGTGCTACAGAAGCTGATGGGTCCCTAGTAGAACAACCTACTCCTAGTCCTATGAATGGAAGCACATCAACTGCTTTAATTGTCTCAAATAGTGCTACTGGGGCAACAACAGCAGCAGGAACAGCCGCTGCTAACGCCACACCAGCCAAACCCAAACAAAAGAAAA CATTCAAACCAGATGAGCTCCGACAAGCTCTCATGCCaacatttgaaaaattatatCGCCAAGAACCAGAAGCTATGCCTTTTAGACAGCCCGTAGATCCTATATTCCTACAGATCCCA GACTACTTCGATATTGTGAAGCGGCCAATGGACCTGTCCTCAATCAAACGAAAGTTAGATACTGGACAATATACAGATCCTTGGCAGTATGTCGACGATGTCTGGCTCATGTTTGATAATGCATGGCTGTACAACAGAAAGACATCAAAAGTCTACAGATTTGCTACAAAG CTCTCCGAAGTGTTTGAGGGAGAGATTGACGCTATTATGCAATCCCTGGGATATTGTTGTGGCAGAAAGCATGTGTTCAGTCCCCAGGTTCTGTGTTGTTACGGCAAACAACTCTGTACAATATCTAGGGATGCCATCTACTACAGCTTTCAAAACAG TCAAAGTCAAAGAAAAACTAGTGACCTTGTTTCCGACAGATACATTTACTGTGAAAAATGCTTCCAAGAAATCCCAGGGGATGAAGTGGAGTTATCAGATGACCCCACACAATCAGCAAC CTTTAATACCTTATCAAGATTTACTATGAATAATTGCAGCAAAATCAGGAAGGACCAATTTATGCGTTTGAAGAATGACCAGCTGGATTATGAGCC ATTTACAGAATGCGATGAATGTGGCAGAAAACTCCACACTATTTGTGTTCTGCATTTTGAACCAATCTGGCCAAATGG TTTTACATGTGAAAACTGTCTTAAAGCCAAAGGAATGAAaaggaaagaaaacaaatatagtGCAAAGA ATTTAGCTTTTTCAGGAATTCCAAACACCAAACTGGGGACATACTTGGAAAACCGAGTGAACAACTTTTTAAAGAAGAAAGATGCAGGAGCAGGGGACGTTACCATCAAGGTGCTGTCAAGTAACGACAAAATTGTTGAAGTTAAGCCGGGCATGAAAACCAG GTTTGTTGACAACAATGAGATGCAGGAAAGCTTTCCATACCGAGCCAAAGCAATGTTTGCATTTGAAGAAATTGATGGCACAGATGTCTGCTTCTTTGGAATGCATGTACAAGAATACGGATCAGAATGCGCAATGCCCAACACACG GAGAGTTTACATTTCCTACTTGGACAGTGTGTACTTCTTCCAGCCACGACAACTTCGAACTGCTGTGTATCATGAGATTCTGATAGGCTACCTGGAGTATGTCAAGCAATTAGGTTATGTTTGGGCCCATATATGGGCGTGTCCACCTAGTGAGGGGGATGACTACATCTTCCATTGCCATCCTCCTGAACAAAAAATTCCAAAGCCCAAACGACTACAGGAGTGGTACAAGAAGATGCTTGATAAAGCTATCATAGAGCGTTGTGTGATTGATTACAAG GATATTTACAAAGATGCCATAGAGAACAATGTGCAATCAGCTACCGAGATGCCCTACTTTGAGGGAGACTTCTGGCCTAATGTGTTGGAAGAGAGTATCAAGGAGCTGGACCAGGAGGAGGAAGAGAAGCGCAAACGTGAGGAAGCTGAGGCAGCTGCAGCAGCCGAGGTGGAATGTGTGGAAGGCACCGAGGACTGTGACAGTAGTGCT CAAAACGGCACTGGCAAAAAGAAGGGAAAAGGAGGAAGGAACAAAAAGGCCAACAAGAGCAAGAACAATCAAAGGAAAAACAACAAGAAAACCAACATGCCACACGGTGGAAACAATCTTTCCCAGAAATTGTATGCTACCATGGAGAAGCATAAGGAG GTGTTTTTTGTGATCCGTCTTCACAGCCAACAGGTGGCTCTCACTCTTCCGCCCATACAGGATCCTGATCCATACATCTCTTGTGATCTTATGGACGGTCGTGATGCATTCTTGACCATGGCCCGCGACAAGCACCAGGAGTTCTCTTCACTTCGGAGAGCCAAACTCTCCACAATGGCTTTGTTATACGAGCTGCATAATCAAGGAAGAGACAATTTTGTGTACACTTGCAATAACTGTAAAGCTCATGTGGAAACTCGATGGCACTGCAGAGTGTGTGAG GATTATGATATGTGTTCAACGTGCTATGAAAAGAATGGTCATATTCACAAGATGGACAAATTGGGACTTGACTTAGATGATGGTTCATTACCTTCAGAAAAGCCAGAAAATCCTGCAGAATCTCGTCGCCAATCTATTCAGCGTTGTATACAATCTCTTGTTCACGCTTGTCAGTGCAAAGACGCAAATTGCAAGCTACCAAGTTGTTTAAAGATGAAGCGTGTGGTTTCCCATACAAAGGGTTGTAGGAAAAAGACCAATGGTGTGTGTCCTATCTGTAAGCAGCTTATAGCTCTGTGTCTATATCACGCGAAACATTGTACAGAAAATAAGTGTCAGGTGCCATTCTGTTTACAAATTAAACACAAACTGAGGCAGCAGCAACTGCAGCATCGGCTTCAGCAAGCCCAGATGCTGAGAAGGAGAATGGCTTCCATGCAACGTGGTGGAACAACTACAACAGCAGTTACACAGGTGGCCTCACAGCCATCACCTTCTACTACTCCCATCCTCCAACCGGCCATTCCTGGGAAGCCAGCTTCGGGCCCGCCACAAGGTGCCCTAGAGGCAGCTCAGTTGGCCAAGGAAGCGGCTCAGAGGCAGGCAGAGATGAGCATGGGCAAACCTACAATGACAACAGCATCACCCATGCCACCTCCAATGCCTTCTACGATGCCTCAGTCAATCCCAGCTCAAAAAGTGCCAATGCAGACATGGCCACAGCAGCCACAATATCCTCAACAAAATCCCAACCCCAGTCTGCACCCAGATATGACACAGAATGCGTTATATCCTCGACAGAATCCTCAGCAGCAACAACAGCCTCCTATCAACTCACCACAGACGGGGCCTAACGCACCGCGGCCTCCATCCACACCGCTTCAACAGCTGTTGGCTACTCTTAAATCTCCTGCTTCTCCGCAACAACAGCAACAAGTACTTCACATTCTAAAGACTCACCCACAACTCATGGCAGCTTTCTTAAAACAAAGGACtcaacaacatcaacaacagGCCCAGAACCAACAGCCACATCccccacaacaacaacaacagcccCAACCACCCAATCATCAATTGTGGTaccaacagcaacaacaacagcagcaacagcaacaacaacagcagcagcaacaacaacatcaacagCGTATTCGACTTCTccaacaacagcaacaacaacaacagcaacaacatcAACAGCATCAACAACAACAGCTGAATATGCCACAGTTCCAGCAGCCTCAGGCTCAGTATACTCAAGTACAACGACCACGACTCCCCTATACGGGGCAGCAGGCCTACCAGACCGATGGAAATGGCCAGCACATGTCGCCCCAGTTCCAACAGCAACAAATGATGCAACAAGTACAGCAACAGCAGGCCCAGCTGAGACATCAGCTGTCTGCCGGGGGCAAGCCTGTTCAGGTTAACGCTCAGATGTCTGCCCAACAGGCAGTTAGTAACCAACAACTTATGCAGCAAGTGCGATCGCCCACTTCTGCATCGTTACCACAGACTGTTCGTTCTCCCCAGCCTACTCTATCTCCCCGGCAGCAGCTGAACCCATCGCCGCGACAACCACAAATGTCGCCACATCATGTTGTGTCTAGTTCACCTCACCCGGGTGCGGTGGGAGGTGATCCCAATCAAATTAATACAGACGCTAGTTTACTGTTGAGTGGTGGTATGTCGTTGCAAAACCAGCCCCCAGATGGGGGTTTAAGTCTACCACAGGACACTGAGGTCACTCCGCAAGACCAATTATCACGATATGTGGAGACATTGTAG